A window of the Fibrobacter sp. UWH4 genome harbors these coding sequences:
- a CDS encoding phosphatidylglycerophosphatase A, which produces MNREELKEKYGKKRVPHQWRGTDLLSTLVTTFFGSGMSPKAPGTMGSLAATVVAYPMALLAVHSGFWPLFFIAAIVIFFAAIPFVKKAMKDTGTEDPGWIVIDEVCGIFMTFAFVEPGRIISAPWILIIGFALFRFFDILKPLGIHRFEKFPGAWGVMADDLLGGFYAGVLLGLPL; this is translated from the coding sequence GTGAACCGCGAGGAACTTAAAGAGAAGTACGGCAAAAAGCGCGTGCCCCACCAGTGGCGGGGCACCGATTTGTTGTCTACTCTCGTCACAACGTTCTTCGGTTCGGGCATGTCGCCCAAAGCTCCAGGCACCATGGGAAGCCTCGCGGCAACCGTTGTTGCCTACCCAATGGCACTACTCGCAGTCCATTCCGGATTTTGGCCACTGTTTTTTATAGCCGCCATCGTCATTTTCTTCGCCGCGATTCCGTTCGTGAAAAAGGCGATGAAAGATACAGGTACCGAAGACCCCGGCTGGATCGTAATAGACGAAGTCTGCGGAATCTTCATGACATTCGCCTTCGTCGAACCCGGCAGGATTATCAGCGCGCCGTGGATTTTAATCATCGGCTTTGCGCTATTCCGCTTTTTCGACATTCTCAAACCGCTCGGAATCCACCGGTTCGAAAAATTTCCCGGTGCGTGGGGCGTGATGGCCGACGACCTTCTGGGCGGCTTTTATGCAGGAGTTCTGCTAGGACTCCCGCTTTAG
- a CDS encoding PIN domain-containing protein: MNKVLEQSRMMFLDSGVLVRLLQMHPDYYPVISAVLDSAYEKNATILVSQITLFELSRKAYAAGEGVLARQYREFFEYSRNVKPCDINSEIAVKAAEILNQSAKNGNALSTEESLRLATAFVCGADCFLTDQGKFHDLTDVPVVTLDEIV, from the coding sequence ATGAATAAGGTGCTTGAACAGTCCCGGATGATGTTCCTGGACTCAGGGGTCCTGGTGCGTCTGCTGCAGATGCATCCGGATTACTATCCCGTGATTTCGGCGGTGCTGGATAGCGCCTACGAAAAGAATGCGACGATTCTCGTTTCGCAAATTACTTTGTTTGAACTTTCGCGTAAGGCGTATGCTGCGGGCGAGGGTGTCCTTGCGAGGCAGTACCGGGAATTTTTTGAATATTCACGGAACGTCAAGCCCTGCGATATCAATAGCGAAATTGCGGTCAAGGCTGCCGAAATCCTGAACCAGTCCGCAAAGAACGGCAATGCCCTTTCAACGGAAGAGTCCCTTCGCCTTGCGACGGCGTTCGTCTGCGGTGCAGACTGCTTCTTGACCGATCAGGGTAAGTTCCACGACCTGACGGATGTCCCGGTCGTGACGCTAGATGAAATTGTCTAA
- a CDS encoding TatD family hydrolase, giving the protein MNDFHLHLARISNPEQLARTLLKRGLHFNAVACEPREWEILQKMDERLFEGSTRSYGIHPMVVGNVTEADWERLESLLGNYPEAGVGECGLDKRYEGYADDNGKPGLQELAFRRQVELARDYNRDLQIHCVGDYGRIIKILNECGYPGKKSNIKTRKRAPKIHAIFHRFGGDISVVRSAQGLNPIFSLHQDSFHKKATLDAIPQIPEEQIRFETDADETFIATNLLKNESVEKIADVLMEHLEETSRLLKK; this is encoded by the coding sequence ATGAACGACTTTCACCTTCATTTGGCTAGAATTTCGAACCCGGAACAACTCGCAAGGACTCTCCTGAAGCGAGGTCTTCACTTCAATGCGGTCGCCTGCGAGCCACGGGAATGGGAAATTCTACAGAAGATGGACGAAAGGCTTTTCGAAGGTTCCACCCGCAGCTACGGGATTCACCCGATGGTTGTCGGCAACGTTACCGAAGCGGACTGGGAGCGTCTGGAATCGCTCCTAGGAAACTACCCTGAAGCGGGGGTCGGCGAATGCGGACTCGACAAGCGCTACGAAGGGTATGCCGATGACAACGGAAAACCGGGGCTTCAGGAATTGGCTTTCCGGCGCCAGGTGGAACTTGCACGCGATTACAACCGCGACTTGCAAATTCACTGTGTCGGCGACTACGGGCGCATCATCAAGATTCTGAACGAATGCGGCTACCCCGGTAAAAAGTCGAACATCAAGACGCGGAAACGCGCCCCGAAGATTCATGCGATTTTCCACCGGTTCGGCGGAGACATTTCAGTTGTCCGCTCCGCACAGGGGCTGAATCCGATTTTCTCGCTGCACCAGGATTCCTTCCACAAGAAAGCGACTCTCGATGCCATTCCGCAGATTCCGGAAGAACAGATTCGTTTCGAGACGGACGCCGACGAAACCTTTATCGCGACCAACCTGCTCAAGAACGAATCCGTCGAAAAAATCGCAGACGTTCTGATGGAGCATCTCGAAGAAACGAGCCGTTTACTCAAGAAATAA
- the mfd gene encoding transcription-repair coupling factor has translation MIESLSEFITFARSETLNLFSKAEGGAIHVNGATVPAAAMMVASRFLKKPNPILVVAKDYKSAENWVENLEGLLGEDFVRFFPSIGLKPYEKKVPFEGVVEERLKFFRDVEGANPFVTVCPLDSFLMRLPAPHTVMKDCLELKVGGVAEPSSLRPWFLDHGFVEQPVVSGVGEFSIRGCIVDVNCLLYPHPIRIEFFGDEIESIRSFDIFSQRSVETMKSVKLFPMGEFTVKEHEAACYNGDLSGLWWHRGRYQTLNSSLLDYLPKASLVFEELSLLSENAARYYVNCENTFREVREVDTEAVDPAHTWFKMGELLRQFVGRTSMDVSRVQLNDGNSHELNCKPQDFSSNGTDSVAKEIEEFTARGGTVYVVAPTAGALGRIKQMLEGLPVEDYIVGNMSEGFWLEDDGIAFLTETRIFNRHSNKTRKRKIAGSVSSALMIESLNRGDFVSHEDHGVGKYLGLVRVNVNGGMVDCALLEYAGGDKLKFPVADLQKIERLDTQETPPKLDKLGGKAWENLKERVKKKVIQIARELVELYAKRELVEGFDFPPDGKLQKEFEDAFEYDPTPDQVKATEDIKRDMESRRPMDRLICGDVGFGKTEVAMRAAFKCVVSKKQVVLLVPTTILAAQHYENFMDRFAGFGVNIALVNRYKSAKEKKEIFKQVSEGKVDILVGTHSLLSEKNQFKDLGLLIIDEEQKFGVKQKEKLREMRLAVDTLSMSATPIPRSLHLSMTGVRDISLINTPPMNRLPVETKLMKRDDMVIKQAIEDELARGGQVFIVNDRVQSIYELADDIEQLVPEAHIGIAHGQMNDRDLENAMEAFISRKFDILVSTSIIESGLDVPNANTIIIMNAHHFGISQLYQMRGRVGRSSVLAKALLVIPAKNEISAESMRRLKALEQFTDLGSGYQLAMRDLEIRGAGNLLGQEQHGFIAEVGFETYVRLVREAVEQLRGGPSEKPIQPRVELGVDAYLPEDYIQDGLTRISMYQRISRVTHTDEIAGLAQELADRFGPVPEAAKMLLLVTEIGLLAGRLRIQGLVQRKGMLAATFVEFPPPDPRIISEMYANTQFPMRIMGGSPLQVVIELGKGNAVELAEKALKEFRAFAVIKADSTVVKNLNSSAASSSDR, from the coding sequence GTGATAGAATCCCTTTCAGAATTTATTACGTTTGCCCGTAGCGAAACGCTCAACCTCTTCAGCAAGGCTGAAGGGGGCGCAATTCATGTAAACGGGGCGACGGTCCCGGCAGCAGCCATGATGGTGGCCTCACGGTTCCTTAAAAAGCCGAACCCGATTCTGGTGGTGGCCAAGGATTACAAGAGCGCCGAGAACTGGGTCGAAAATCTGGAAGGGTTGCTGGGCGAAGATTTTGTCCGGTTTTTCCCGTCGATTGGCTTGAAACCTTACGAAAAGAAGGTGCCGTTCGAAGGCGTTGTCGAAGAACGCCTCAAGTTTTTCCGCGATGTAGAGGGCGCGAATCCTTTTGTAACGGTTTGTCCGCTGGATTCGTTCCTGATGCGGCTTCCGGCACCGCATACGGTGATGAAGGATTGCCTTGAACTCAAGGTGGGCGGTGTTGCCGAGCCTTCGTCGCTTCGCCCCTGGTTCCTGGATCACGGATTCGTGGAACAGCCTGTGGTTTCGGGGGTGGGCGAGTTCTCCATTCGCGGATGCATTGTCGACGTAAACTGCCTTCTGTACCCGCATCCGATCCGTATCGAATTCTTTGGCGACGAGATTGAATCAATCCGTAGCTTCGACATTTTCTCGCAGCGTTCCGTAGAGACCATGAAGTCGGTGAAGCTTTTCCCGATGGGCGAGTTTACCGTCAAGGAACATGAGGCCGCCTGCTACAACGGCGACCTTTCGGGGCTCTGGTGGCACCGCGGGCGTTACCAGACGCTGAATTCCAGCTTGCTTGACTATTTGCCGAAGGCTTCGTTGGTGTTTGAAGAACTTTCGCTTTTGTCTGAGAATGCGGCTAGGTATTATGTGAACTGCGAGAACACCTTCAGGGAAGTTCGCGAGGTCGATACCGAAGCGGTGGACCCGGCGCATACCTGGTTCAAGATGGGCGAACTTTTGCGCCAGTTTGTGGGCCGTACCTCGATGGATGTTTCCCGCGTGCAGCTCAACGACGGCAACAGTCATGAGCTGAATTGCAAACCGCAGGATTTCTCGTCGAACGGAACCGATTCCGTGGCCAAGGAAATCGAGGAATTTACCGCCCGCGGCGGAACCGTTTACGTGGTGGCTCCGACGGCGGGTGCGCTTGGGCGCATCAAGCAGATGCTCGAGGGCTTGCCGGTCGAAGACTACATTGTCGGCAACATGTCCGAAGGCTTCTGGCTCGAAGATGACGGAATCGCCTTCCTGACCGAAACCCGCATTTTCAACCGTCATTCGAACAAGACCCGTAAACGCAAAATAGCGGGCTCCGTTTCAAGCGCCCTGATGATAGAATCGCTGAACCGCGGCGATTTCGTTTCGCACGAAGATCACGGCGTGGGCAAGTACTTGGGGCTTGTGCGTGTGAACGTGAACGGCGGCATGGTTGACTGTGCCTTGCTGGAATACGCCGGCGGAGACAAACTCAAGTTCCCTGTAGCGGACTTGCAGAAGATTGAACGCCTCGACACGCAAGAAACCCCTCCCAAGTTGGATAAATTGGGCGGCAAGGCCTGGGAAAACCTCAAGGAGCGCGTCAAGAAAAAGGTCATTCAGATTGCGCGCGAACTGGTGGAACTTTATGCCAAGCGCGAACTGGTGGAAGGCTTCGATTTCCCGCCCGATGGCAAGCTGCAGAAAGAATTTGAAGACGCCTTTGAATACGACCCGACACCCGACCAGGTGAAGGCTACCGAAGATATCAAGCGCGATATGGAATCGCGCCGCCCGATGGACCGCCTGATTTGTGGCGATGTGGGCTTTGGTAAGACCGAAGTCGCCATGCGTGCGGCGTTCAAGTGCGTGGTGAGCAAGAAGCAGGTGGTGCTCCTGGTGCCGACGACCATTTTGGCGGCCCAGCATTACGAAAACTTCATGGACCGATTTGCCGGTTTCGGCGTGAACATTGCGCTAGTGAACCGCTACAAGAGCGCCAAGGAAAAGAAGGAAATTTTCAAGCAGGTGAGCGAAGGCAAGGTTGACATTTTGGTCGGTACGCACAGCCTGCTTTCCGAAAAGAACCAGTTCAAGGATCTGGGCCTTTTAATCATCGATGAAGAACAAAAGTTTGGCGTGAAGCAGAAGGAAAAACTGCGTGAAATGCGCCTCGCGGTCGATACGCTCAGCATGAGTGCCACACCGATTCCGCGTTCGCTCCACTTGAGCATGACGGGCGTGCGCGATATTTCGCTGATTAATACGCCGCCCATGAACCGCCTGCCGGTTGAAACCAAGCTCATGAAGCGCGACGACATGGTGATTAAGCAGGCCATTGAAGACGAACTGGCCCGTGGCGGCCAGGTGTTCATTGTGAACGATCGCGTTCAAAGCATTTATGAACTGGCGGACGATATTGAACAGCTCGTGCCTGAAGCGCACATCGGTATTGCCCACGGGCAGATGAACGACCGCGACCTCGAAAATGCGATGGAAGCCTTTATTTCGCGTAAGTTCGATATCCTCGTCAGCACGAGCATTATTGAATCGGGCTTGGATGTTCCGAATGCGAATACCATTATCATCATGAACGCGCATCACTTTGGCATTAGCCAGCTTTACCAGATGCGTGGGCGCGTGGGCCGCAGCAGTGTGCTTGCAAAGGCGCTTTTGGTGATTCCCGCGAAGAACGAAATCTCGGCGGAATCGATGCGCCGCCTGAAGGCGCTTGAACAGTTTACCGATTTGGGTAGCGGTTATCAGCTGGCCATGCGTGACTTGGAAATCCGCGGGGCAGGCAACTTGCTCGGCCAGGAACAGCACGGCTTTATTGCCGAAGTGGGCTTTGAAACTTATGTGCGCCTAGTGCGCGAGGCGGTGGAACAGCTGCGCGGCGGTCCGTCCGAAAAGCCGATTCAACCCCGTGTGGAACTCGGCGTAGACGCTTACCTCCCCGAAGACTACATTCAAGATGGTCTCACTCGAATTTCGATGTACCAGCGGATTTCACGCGTAACGCATACCGACGAAATTGCAGGGCTTGCGCAGGAACTCGCGGATCGTTTCGGGCCTGTGCCCGAAGCCGCCAAGATGTTGCTGCTGGTGACCGAAATCGGGCTCTTGGCGGGGCGGCTCCGCATTCAGGGCCTGGTACAGCGCAAGGGAATGCTTGCGGCCACCTTCGTGGAATTTCCGCCGCCCGATCCGCGAATCATCAGCGAGATGTATGCGAATACGCAGTTCCCCATGCGCATCATGGGCGGCTCGCCGCTGCAAGTCGTGATTGAACTCGGTAAGGGAAATGCCGTGGAACTCGCCGAAAAGGCGCTCAAGGAATTCCGCGCCTTTGCGGTGATCAAGGCTGATTCGACGGTGGTGAAAAACTTGAATTCTTCTGCCGCGTCATCCTCTGACCGTTAG
- a CDS encoding DNA topoisomerase IV subunit B — MAAAKYTEDSIRTLEWNEHIRERPGMYIGKLGDGNSPDDGIYVLVKEIIDNSIDEFVMGAGKQIIIDIEDHSARVRDYGRGIPLGKVIDCVSKINTGGKYDSEAFQKSVGLNGVGTKAVNALSTKFIVKSFRDGRVKEAEFSKGKLVREEREKNTTEKNGTEIYFEPDASIFKNFRFLPGYMEEKVWNYAYLNNGLSLVMNGKTYNSPNGLLDLLQNHVDDSIRYPVAHFKANDIEVAFTHGNQYGEHYYSFVNGQHTTQGGTHQQAFREGIVKGARDHFKKDLDPADVRNCIIGAISVRIQEPVFESQTKTKLGSTTVAPGGAQLRTWIVDYVASQLDNYLHKNPETEKALLNRITQNERERKEIAGIKKLANDRAKKANLHNRKLRDCKIHLTDTKNALNRETMIFITEGDSASGSITKARNVQTQAVFSLRGKPLNSFGMTKKVVYENEEFNLLQHALDIENGLENLRYDKVIIATDADVDGMHIRLLLMTFFLQFFPELVEQKHLFILQTPLFRVRNKQVTKYCYDEVERDKAAKEIGKTGLEITRFKGLGEISPEEFGQFIGEDMRLETVVLPPDASFGKMLAYYMGNNTPQRQDHIVQNLRAEAVEEL, encoded by the coding sequence ATGGCAGCAGCAAAGTATACCGAAGACAGCATTAGAACACTGGAATGGAACGAACATATCCGTGAACGTCCGGGTATGTACATCGGCAAGCTCGGCGACGGCAACAGCCCAGACGACGGCATTTACGTGCTGGTGAAAGAAATTATCGACAACTCCATCGACGAATTCGTGATGGGTGCCGGCAAGCAGATTATTATTGACATCGAAGACCACAGCGCCCGCGTACGTGACTACGGCCGCGGCATTCCGCTGGGCAAGGTCATCGACTGCGTATCGAAGATTAACACCGGCGGTAAGTACGACTCCGAAGCCTTCCAGAAATCCGTGGGCTTGAATGGTGTGGGTACCAAGGCGGTGAACGCGCTTTCGACCAAGTTTATCGTGAAAAGTTTCCGCGACGGCCGCGTCAAGGAAGCCGAATTCAGCAAGGGCAAGCTTGTCCGCGAAGAACGCGAGAAGAACACCACCGAAAAGAACGGTACCGAAATCTATTTCGAACCGGACGCTAGCATTTTCAAGAATTTCCGATTCTTGCCTGGCTACATGGAAGAAAAGGTCTGGAACTACGCCTACCTGAACAACGGGCTTTCGCTCGTGATGAACGGCAAGACCTACAACAGCCCGAACGGGCTCCTGGACCTGTTGCAGAACCACGTGGACGATTCTATCCGTTACCCGGTGGCTCACTTTAAGGCAAACGATATCGAAGTTGCCTTTACCCACGGCAACCAGTACGGCGAGCACTACTACAGCTTTGTGAACGGCCAGCATACCACCCAGGGCGGCACGCACCAGCAGGCCTTCCGCGAAGGCATTGTGAAAGGCGCCCGCGACCACTTCAAGAAGGACCTGGACCCGGCCGACGTGCGCAACTGCATTATCGGCGCCATCTCCGTGCGAATCCAGGAACCGGTTTTCGAATCGCAGACCAAGACCAAACTCGGCTCGACAACGGTCGCTCCAGGCGGCGCCCAGCTGCGTACCTGGATTGTAGACTACGTGGCCTCGCAGCTCGACAACTACTTGCACAAGAACCCCGAAACCGAAAAGGCACTTTTAAACCGCATTACGCAGAACGAACGCGAACGCAAGGAAATCGCGGGCATCAAGAAGCTTGCGAACGACCGCGCGAAAAAGGCGAACCTGCACAACCGCAAGCTCCGCGACTGCAAGATTCACCTGACCGACACGAAGAACGCCTTGAACCGCGAAACCATGATCTTCATTACCGAAGGTGACTCTGCATCGGGTTCCATTACCAAGGCCCGAAACGTGCAGACGCAGGCCGTGTTCAGCTTGCGCGGTAAGCCGCTCAACAGCTTCGGCATGACCAAGAAGGTGGTATACGAAAACGAGGAATTCAACCTGCTGCAGCACGCACTCGATATCGAAAACGGTCTTGAAAACCTCCGCTACGACAAGGTGATTATCGCGACCGATGCCGATGTGGACGGTATGCACATTCGCCTTTTGCTGATGACCTTCTTCTTGCAGTTCTTCCCCGAGCTGGTGGAACAGAAGCACCTGTTCATTCTGCAGACGCCGCTTTTCCGCGTGCGTAATAAGCAGGTGACCAAGTACTGCTACGACGAAGTGGAACGCGACAAGGCCGCCAAGGAAATCGGCAAGACCGGTCTCGAAATCACTCGATTCAAAGGTCTCGGTGAAATTTCTCCGGAAGAATTCGGCCAGTTCATCGGTGAAGACATGCGCCTCGAAACGGTGGTGCTTCCGCCCGATGCCTCGTTCGGCAAGATGCTCGCCTACTACATGGGCAACAACACGCCGCAGCGTCAGGACCACATCGTGCAGAACCTCCGCGCCGAAGCCGTGGAAGAACTGTAA
- a CDS encoding SulP family inorganic anion transporter produces the protein MPNIHAKESLQSFLAGVKTTITPELFRTVRRGYSKKSFISDLMSGLIVGILALPLAIAFAIASGVGPERGLYTAIIAGFAISFLGGSRFQIGGPTGAFIVIVYGIVSQYGYDGLASATLLAGILLIIFGLAKFGAIIKFIPFPVTVGFTAGIAIIIALGQVPNFFGLRFLAKDPADAVGKIKLYASSLDTINIYAVIVGLVALAVCILWPKITTKVPGSLIAIIVATVMVKVLGWDDPITGHGVVTIGMKNHIPSGFPMPHLPNISLEMMQKVFQPALTIAILGAIESLLSAVVADGMTSTKHRSNTELFGQGVANILSPIFGGIPATGAIARTATNIRNGAVSPISGLVHAVVLLLIMLVLGKYAEMIPMAALAAVLFQVAFNMCGYRSFIKMFKAPKSDVIVMLVAFFLTVIIDLTVAIEVGVLLAAVLFIKRMSDVSEMETVTEALKEDDEEAAHNDLSRQVPKGVVVYELAGSLFFGAVDKFKDTMARISDKPKILILRMRSVSSIDAAGIQMIEDLLNRCNREGTQLLLSGVHAQPVVALTRAGVLKQLGEENALGNIDAALNRARELLGLPIVDTSHEVQQAPTVSWEKNLDKPWMPEESNAAVAEETPEVIAEKMMDEPVVKIEEK, from the coding sequence ATGCCCAATATACACGCCAAAGAATCCCTCCAGAGTTTCCTCGCTGGCGTCAAGACGACCATCACCCCTGAACTTTTCCGCACGGTACGCAGGGGCTATAGCAAGAAAAGCTTCATCAGCGACCTGATGTCGGGCCTCATCGTGGGCATTCTCGCACTTCCGCTTGCGATTGCGTTCGCTATCGCTTCGGGCGTGGGTCCGGAACGGGGCCTCTACACGGCCATCATCGCGGGCTTTGCGATTTCTTTCCTGGGCGGTTCCCGTTTCCAGATTGGCGGTCCCACCGGTGCTTTCATCGTGATCGTTTACGGTATCGTGAGCCAGTACGGTTACGACGGCCTCGCTTCGGCGACGCTCCTGGCCGGTATCCTCCTGATTATTTTCGGTCTCGCTAAATTCGGGGCCATCATCAAGTTCATTCCGTTCCCGGTGACCGTGGGCTTTACCGCCGGTATCGCGATTATCATTGCGCTTGGCCAGGTGCCGAACTTCTTCGGGCTCCGCTTTTTGGCGAAGGACCCGGCCGATGCCGTGGGTAAGATCAAGCTTTACGCTTCTTCGCTCGATACCATCAACATTTATGCGGTGATTGTGGGCCTCGTGGCGCTCGCCGTCTGCATCTTGTGGCCGAAGATCACCACGAAAGTCCCCGGTTCCCTGATAGCGATTATCGTGGCGACGGTCATGGTGAAGGTTCTCGGCTGGGACGATCCGATTACGGGCCACGGCGTGGTGACCATCGGCATGAAAAACCACATCCCGAGCGGTTTCCCGATGCCGCACCTGCCGAACATCAGCCTCGAAATGATGCAGAAGGTGTTCCAGCCTGCTTTGACGATTGCTATTCTCGGTGCAATTGAATCGCTTCTTTCGGCAGTGGTGGCTGACGGTATGACCTCGACCAAGCACCGTTCCAATACCGAACTTTTTGGCCAGGGTGTCGCGAATATCCTTTCGCCGATTTTTGGCGGTATCCCGGCCACGGGTGCCATCGCCCGTACGGCGACCAACATCCGCAACGGTGCCGTGAGCCCGATTTCGGGCCTGGTGCATGCGGTGGTGCTTCTCCTTATTATGCTCGTGCTCGGCAAGTACGCCGAAATGATTCCGATGGCAGCCCTTGCCGCCGTGCTTTTCCAGGTCGCTTTCAACATGTGCGGCTACCGCAGCTTCATCAAGATGTTCAAGGCTCCGAAGAGCGACGTCATCGTGATGCTTGTGGCCTTCTTCCTCACGGTGATTATCGACCTGACTGTCGCGATTGAAGTCGGCGTTCTCCTTGCTGCGGTGCTCTTTATTAAGCGCATGAGCGACGTTTCCGAAATGGAAACGGTGACGGAAGCCCTCAAGGAAGACGACGAAGAAGCCGCCCACAACGATCTCAGCCGCCAGGTGCCAAAGGGTGTGGTGGTGTACGAACTCGCCGGTTCCCTTTTCTTTGGTGCGGTGGACAAGTTCAAGGATACCATGGCCCGCATCTCGGACAAGCCGAAGATTCTTATCCTGCGTATGCGTAGCGTGTCTAGCATCGATGCCGCCGGTATCCAGATGATCGAAGACTTGCTGAACCGTTGCAACCGCGAAGGGACGCAGCTCTTGCTTTCGGGCGTGCATGCTCAGCCGGTGGTGGCGCTTACCCGTGCAGGCGTCCTCAAGCAGCTTGGCGAAGAAAACGCCCTCGGCAATATCGATGCCGCCCTTAACCGTGCCCGCGAACTCCTCGGCCTTCCGATTGTCGATACCTCGCACGAAGTGCAGCAGGCTCCGACGGTGTCCTGGGAAAAGAACCTCGACAAGCCGTGGATGCCCGAAGAATCGAATGCCGCTGTGGCCGAAGAAACTCCGGAAGTCATCGCCGAAAAGATGATGGACGAACCCGTCGTCAAAATCGAAGAAAAGTAA
- a CDS encoding c-type cytochrome, with protein sequence MKLRVAVIVFVSVCALFAVDAFVLPPVTPELKKEAQDYYNNECKGCHRWARKFAAPPMRDNVEHYAGNPEGMVRYLMHPTPQHPDEWPAMEITPLTEDQAKMMTAWLLYILKNPDDPGRPK encoded by the coding sequence TTGAAACTGCGTGTTGCTGTCATAGTCTTTGTTTCGGTGTGTGCGCTTTTTGCGGTGGATGCGTTCGTGCTTCCGCCGGTTACTCCCGAACTCAAAAAAGAGGCGCAGGACTATTATAATAATGAATGTAAGGGGTGTCATCGCTGGGCGCGCAAGTTTGCCGCCCCTCCGATGCGCGACAATGTGGAGCATTATGCCGGAAATCCGGAAGGCATGGTGCGTTACCTGATGCACCCGACTCCGCAGCACCCCGACGAGTGGCCTGCCATGGAAATCACTCCGCTTACCGAGGATCAGGCAAAAATGATGACGGCCTGGCTCCTGTACATCCTCAAGAACCCCGACGACCCGGGGAGACCCAAGTAA
- a CDS encoding manganese efflux pump, which translates to MGIIEIIIIAIVEAMDCFAVAIATGLSKKGIKYSRAMLQAVSFGVFQGGMTLLGYFLGSFAERWFNSVGTPIACTILCILGGRMIWGAVRGDAGEEEGEQIAAKNLTIANILLLSVATSIDAFAVGISFAFLNANMVLATSAIALASFIMGIIGYEIGRHAAKRFKTKIPEIIAGIILIGIGVKMLIA; encoded by the coding sequence ATGGGCATTATTGAAATCATCATTATCGCGATTGTAGAGGCAATGGACTGCTTCGCCGTCGCAATCGCCACGGGACTTTCTAAAAAAGGAATCAAATACAGCCGCGCCATGCTCCAGGCGGTTAGCTTCGGAGTATTCCAGGGCGGCATGACACTGCTCGGGTATTTCCTCGGGAGTTTCGCCGAGCGCTGGTTCAATTCCGTGGGCACTCCCATCGCCTGCACCATCCTCTGCATTCTGGGCGGGCGCATGATTTGGGGCGCCGTCCGCGGTGATGCGGGCGAAGAAGAAGGCGAACAGATTGCCGCGAAAAACTTGACGATTGCAAACATTTTGCTGCTTTCAGTTGCGACAAGTATTGACGCATTCGCTGTCGGAATTTCGTTTGCATTTCTGAACGCGAACATGGTGCTTGCCACCAGCGCCATTGCACTTGCAAGCTTTATCATGGGCATTATCGGCTACGAAATCGGCCGTCACGCCGCCAAGCGTTTCAAGACAAAGATTCCTGAAATCATCGCAGGAATTATCCTCATCGGCATCGGCGTAAAGATGCTCATTGCCTAA